One window of Nocardia nova SH22a genomic DNA carries:
- a CDS encoding WhiB family transcriptional regulator, with the protein MPMPTHLPGPNADIWDWQMRGSCRGVDSAVFFHPDGERGRARTQRELRAKEICRTCPVLMQCRSHALKVSEPYGIWGGMSETERELHARRNRRRLAV; encoded by the coding sequence ATGCCCATGCCCACCCACCTTCCGGGTCCCAACGCCGACATCTGGGATTGGCAGATGCGCGGCTCGTGTCGCGGTGTGGACTCAGCCGTGTTCTTCCATCCCGACGGCGAACGCGGCCGCGCCCGCACCCAGCGAGAGCTGCGCGCCAAGGAGATCTGCCGGACCTGCCCGGTGCTCATGCAGTGCCGCAGCCATGCCCTGAAGGTCAGCGAGCCGTACGGCATCTGGGGCGGCATGTCGGAGACCGAGCGCGAACTGCACGCCCGGCGCAATCGCCGACGCCTGGCGGTCTGA
- a CDS encoding DUF5319 domain-containing protein: MRDHLPPGLPPDPFAGDPSDPSAALDAIEPGEPLDPHERLAVEEDLADLAVYEALLSHRGIRGLVVSCEDCRQDHYHDWDMLRANLLQLLVDGTVRPHEPAYDPTPEAYVTWDYCRGYADASMNEALHGDGFDGFDA, from the coding sequence GTGCGTGACCATCTACCACCTGGCCTGCCGCCGGATCCCTTCGCCGGAGATCCCTCCGACCCGTCGGCCGCGCTCGATGCCATTGAGCCTGGGGAGCCGCTGGACCCCCACGAGCGCCTCGCGGTCGAGGAAGATCTCGCCGATCTCGCGGTGTACGAGGCACTGCTGTCCCACCGGGGCATTCGTGGTCTTGTGGTGAGCTGTGAGGATTGCCGGCAGGACCACTACCACGATTGGGACATGCTGCGCGCCAACCTGCTGCAACTGCTGGTCGACGGCACCGTCCGCCCGCACGAACCGGCCTACGATCCGACGCCGGAAGCCTATGTCACATGGGATTACTGCCGCGGTTACGCCGACGCCTCCATGAACGAGGCGCTGCACGGTGACGGATTCGACGGCTTCGACGCCTGA
- a CDS encoding sigma-70 family RNA polymerase sigma factor, translating to MDSAITARAAESIELAALLERCGKSDQQAFAELYDRTSARVFGLVLRILHDSGYAEETTQEVYLQIWRTAGNFDATKGSAITWLMTLAHRRAVDRVRAEQAHAQREVTYGASTLGNEFDEVTEEVGRRLDQQAVRDSLATLTDTQREAISLAYFGGRTYAEVATYLGVGLPTVKSRIRDGLTRLKKNLGVT from the coding sequence GTGGACTCTGCGATCACGGCACGCGCAGCCGAAAGTATCGAGCTAGCCGCACTTCTCGAACGCTGCGGCAAGTCCGATCAGCAAGCATTCGCCGAACTGTACGACCGCACCAGCGCCCGGGTGTTCGGCCTCGTGCTCCGGATCCTGCACGATTCCGGTTATGCCGAGGAGACCACCCAGGAGGTCTACCTCCAGATCTGGCGCACGGCCGGCAATTTCGACGCCACCAAGGGTTCGGCGATCACCTGGTTGATGACGCTCGCGCACCGCCGCGCCGTCGACCGCGTCCGCGCCGAGCAGGCACACGCACAGCGCGAGGTCACCTACGGCGCCAGCACCCTCGGCAACGAATTCGACGAGGTCACCGAGGAAGTCGGGCGCCGACTCGACCAACAGGCCGTACGCGACAGTCTCGCAACCCTGACCGACACCCAGCGCGAGGCGATCTCGCTGGCATATTTCGGCGGCCGGACATACGCCGAAGTGGCAACCTACCTGGGAGTAGGGTTACCGACCGTCAAGTCCCGCATCCGGGACGGATTGACACGACTGAAGAAGAATTTGGGAGTGACCTGA
- a CDS encoding RskA family anti-sigma factor, with amino-acid sequence MNESQIDLAHTVALGSIGDEDQRAVQELLDSGDPVLRADFDTEVQRTREALTLFASAPAARPPAALRTRLLDAIADGGAPAAPAVRPRTG; translated from the coding sequence ATGAACGAGAGCCAGATCGATCTCGCGCATACGGTCGCGCTGGGATCGATCGGCGACGAGGACCAGCGCGCGGTACAGGAGCTACTGGATTCCGGTGACCCCGTACTGCGCGCGGACTTCGACACGGAAGTGCAACGAACCAGAGAAGCTCTTACCCTGTTCGCCTCGGCGCCGGCCGCGCGGCCGCCCGCCGCTCTGCGTACCCGCCTACTGGACGCGATCGCCGACGGTGGCGCTCCCGCAGCCCCCGCGGTCCGTCCCCGGACCGGCTAG
- a CDS encoding Hsp70 family protein, with product MRTSLGISAGNEVVCSAVVTTATNGAQSFDYRVVSADVAHSDPGDLVASSIELMTTQIPRDYLHRVGTHTPGASAPQTRPLPPGAIAVAYRDREQAMAIRAAIGRQRTDVKLIPESTAALTYLRHTGLLDRYETVAVIDLGASGMTVTVADLADDTVLRSERTETISGAAVDEQIYHHLLDCHFARRGTRPNRQMLINRSRAAKEHLTIAPAVTIDHVAGQPLKLTRADFAELISDLLHQAADYTRGVFARAPKLPEAVAIIGGGANIAALVDGLDALLDIPVLSVPEPEAATAKGAALVADSAQPSAFAPITLSAERPAGTFTKLVGTLAGAIVVVGLVVGYGVKELVPTAHQDVTPAGTTNTTQLTTPPVQTQVPVATPTSIAGSRTDRQPEPTTSTPVQQPGGTTTVTTTAPGSTPSTTTPDESPSVAPTTSSPALRPDPNLPQIPLPNLPHLLGPLLGTSTPEPGASDSRTPSPQMPGAEPTAPGRSRVPVVPHADSGSAESDSEPPAESATPTESARPGD from the coding sequence ATGCGAACATCCCTCGGTATCTCCGCGGGGAACGAGGTCGTCTGCTCGGCCGTCGTCACCACCGCGACGAACGGTGCCCAGAGTTTCGATTACCGCGTCGTCTCGGCGGATGTGGCACATTCCGACCCCGGTGATCTGGTGGCGTCATCGATCGAGCTGATGACCACTCAGATTCCGCGCGATTATCTGCACCGGGTCGGCACCCATACTCCGGGCGCCTCCGCGCCGCAGACGCGGCCGCTCCCGCCCGGCGCCATCGCCGTCGCCTACCGTGATCGCGAGCAGGCCATGGCGATTCGCGCCGCGATCGGCCGGCAGCGCACCGATGTGAAGCTCATCCCCGAGAGCACCGCCGCCCTCACCTATCTACGCCACACGGGCCTGCTGGACCGGTACGAGACGGTCGCCGTCATCGATCTGGGCGCCTCCGGAATGACCGTCACGGTGGCCGATCTGGCCGACGATACGGTCCTGCGCTCGGAGCGCACCGAGACCATCAGCGGCGCGGCCGTCGACGAGCAGATCTACCACCATCTGCTGGACTGTCATTTCGCCCGCCGCGGCACCCGACCCAACCGGCAGATGCTGATCAATCGGAGCCGTGCCGCCAAGGAGCATCTGACGATCGCGCCGGCGGTGACCATCGATCATGTTGCCGGACAGCCGCTGAAGCTGACCCGGGCCGACTTCGCCGAACTCATCTCCGATCTGCTGCACCAGGCCGCCGATTACACACGGGGGGTCTTCGCGCGGGCGCCGAAGCTGCCCGAAGCGGTCGCGATCATCGGCGGGGGCGCCAATATCGCCGCGCTGGTCGACGGACTGGACGCACTGCTGGACATCCCGGTGCTGTCGGTGCCCGAACCGGAGGCCGCGACCGCGAAAGGCGCCGCGCTGGTGGCGGATTCGGCCCAGCCCTCGGCCTTCGCGCCGATCACGCTGAGCGCCGAGCGCCCGGCCGGAACCTTCACCAAGCTCGTCGGCACCCTGGCCGGCGCCATCGTGGTGGTGGGCCTGGTGGTCGGCTACGGCGTCAAGGAACTGGTGCCGACGGCGCATCAGGATGTGACACCGGCGGGAACCACGAATACGACCCAGCTCACCACACCGCCCGTGCAGACGCAGGTGCCGGTCGCCACGCCGACGAGTATCGCGGGGAGCCGGACCGATCGGCAGCCGGAACCCACCACCTCCACTCCGGTACAGCAGCCGGGCGGCACCACGACGGTGACCACCACGGCCCCCGGCAGCACACCCTCGACCACCACCCCGGACGAGTCGCCCTCGGTCGCGCCGACGACGAGTTCGCCCGCGCTGCGGCCGGATCCGAATCTGCCGCAGATCCCGTTGCCGAATCTGCCGCATCTGCTCGGCCCCCTGCTGGGGACCAGCACACCGGAGCCCGGCGCATCCGATTCCCGGACACCGTCGCCGCAGATGCCCGGGGCAGAGCCGACCGCACCCGGTCGCTCACGGGTCCCGGTGGTGCCCCATGCGGATTCCGGTTCCGCGGAATCGGACTCGGAGCCACCCGCGGAGTCGGCCACACCTACCGAATCGGCGCGGCCCGGGGACTGA
- a CDS encoding sigma-70 family RNA polymerase sigma factor → MTHSGEELDAAVAAAAQGDRSALAQVLEIIRPLVVRYCRARIGAAERGQLSADDVAQEVCLAVMTALPRYQDQGRPFMAFVYGIASHKVADAHRNAARNKADAMAEVPDVISTDHGPEQRALESETSRQMNSLLATLPEKHREILILRLVMGLSAEETAVAVGSTAGAIRVAQHRALAKLKSQVARAGEMYG, encoded by the coding sequence ATGACGCACTCGGGCGAGGAGTTGGACGCCGCCGTAGCTGCCGCAGCTCAGGGCGACCGTTCGGCTTTAGCTCAGGTACTGGAAATCATCCGCCCGCTGGTAGTGCGTTATTGCCGCGCGCGGATCGGTGCCGCGGAGCGTGGGCAGCTCTCCGCGGACGATGTGGCGCAGGAGGTCTGCTTGGCTGTGATGACCGCCCTGCCGCGTTATCAGGACCAGGGGCGGCCGTTCATGGCTTTCGTGTACGGAATCGCTTCGCACAAGGTTGCCGACGCCCATCGCAACGCCGCCCGTAACAAGGCGGACGCGATGGCCGAAGTACCAGATGTCATATCCACCGATCATGGGCCGGAGCAGCGCGCTCTCGAGTCGGAGACGAGTCGGCAGATGAACAGTCTGCTGGCCACGCTTCCGGAGAAGCATCGAGAGATCCTGATCCTTCGCTTGGTCATGGGTTTGTCAGCAGAAGAAACTGCTGTCGCCGTGGGCAGTACGGCGGGAGCTATACGAGTTGCTCAGCACCGGGCGCTCGCGAAACTGAAGTCACAAGTGGCGAGGGCAGGTGAAATGTATGGCTAG
- the groL gene encoding chaperonin GroEL (60 kDa chaperone family; promotes refolding of misfolded polypeptides especially under stressful conditions; forms two stacked rings of heptamers to form a barrel-shaped 14mer; ends can be capped by GroES; misfolded proteins enter the barrel where they are refolded when GroES binds) has protein sequence MAKQIEFDEKARRAMERGVDKLADAVKVTLGPRGRHVVLAKAFGGPTVTNDGVTIARDIDLEDPFENLGAQLVKSVATKTNDVAGDGTTTATVLAQALIKGGLKNLAAGANPIGLGAGMSKAADAVSEALLAAAKPVSGEQAIAQVATVSSRDDEIGEMVGKALTTVGKDGVVTVEESSLVSTDLEITEGVQFDKGYLSGYFVTDPDKQEAVLEDVQVLLHREKISSLPDFLPLLEKIAESGKPVLIIAEDVDGEALSTLVVNAIRKTLKVVAVKAPFFGDRRKAFLDDLAVVTGGTVINPDLGISLREAGLDLLGHARRVVVTKDETTIVDGAGTQDAIDARVAQLRAEIEASDSDWDREKLEERLAKLSGGVAVIKVGAATETALKERKYRVEDAVSAAKAAVEEGIVAGGGTALVQAATKLVELRDSLTGDQAVGVEVVRQALQSPLYWIASNAGIDGAVVVSKVSEGKDGFNAATLTYGDLITDGVVDPVKVTRSAVLNATSVARMVLTTESAVVDKPAEEEADDHHGHAH, from the coding sequence ATGGCAAAGCAGATCGAGTTCGACGAGAAGGCTCGTCGGGCAATGGAACGCGGCGTCGACAAGCTGGCCGACGCCGTCAAGGTGACCCTCGGCCCCCGCGGCCGGCACGTGGTCCTCGCCAAGGCGTTCGGTGGCCCGACGGTCACCAACGACGGTGTCACCATCGCGCGTGACATCGACCTCGAGGATCCGTTCGAGAACCTCGGCGCCCAGCTCGTCAAGAGCGTCGCCACCAAGACCAACGACGTCGCCGGTGACGGCACCACCACCGCCACCGTGCTGGCGCAGGCGCTGATCAAGGGCGGCCTGAAGAACCTGGCCGCCGGCGCCAACCCGATCGGCCTCGGCGCCGGTATGAGCAAGGCCGCCGACGCCGTCTCCGAGGCGCTGCTGGCCGCCGCGAAGCCGGTCTCCGGCGAGCAGGCCATCGCCCAGGTCGCCACCGTCTCCTCGCGTGACGACGAGATCGGCGAGATGGTCGGCAAGGCGCTCACCACCGTCGGCAAGGACGGCGTGGTCACCGTCGAGGAGTCCTCGCTGGTGAGCACCGACCTCGAGATCACCGAGGGCGTGCAGTTCGACAAGGGCTACCTGTCGGGCTACTTCGTCACCGATCCGGACAAGCAGGAAGCCGTCCTCGAGGACGTGCAGGTGCTGCTGCACCGCGAGAAGATCAGCTCGCTGCCGGACTTCCTGCCGCTGCTGGAGAAGATCGCCGAATCCGGTAAGCCGGTGCTGATCATCGCCGAGGACGTCGACGGGGAGGCGCTGTCCACCCTGGTCGTCAACGCCATCCGCAAGACCCTCAAGGTCGTCGCGGTCAAGGCGCCGTTCTTCGGTGACCGTCGCAAGGCCTTCCTCGACGACCTCGCCGTCGTCACCGGTGGCACCGTGATCAACCCGGACCTGGGCATCAGCCTGCGCGAGGCCGGTCTGGACCTGCTGGGCCACGCTCGTCGCGTGGTCGTCACCAAGGACGAGACCACCATCGTCGACGGTGCCGGTACCCAGGACGCCATCGACGCCCGCGTCGCGCAGCTGCGCGCCGAGATCGAGGCCAGCGACTCCGACTGGGATCGCGAGAAGCTCGAGGAGCGGCTGGCCAAGCTGTCCGGCGGCGTCGCGGTGATCAAGGTCGGCGCGGCCACCGAGACCGCGCTCAAGGAGCGCAAGTACCGGGTCGAGGACGCGGTCAGCGCGGCCAAGGCCGCGGTCGAGGAGGGCATCGTCGCCGGTGGTGGCACCGCGCTGGTACAGGCGGCCACCAAGCTCGTCGAGCTGCGTGACTCGCTGACCGGCGATCAGGCCGTCGGCGTCGAGGTCGTGCGCCAGGCCCTGCAGTCGCCGCTGTACTGGATCGCCAGCAACGCCGGAATCGACGGTGCGGTCGTGGTCAGCAAGGTCAGCGAAGGTAAGGACGGCTTCAACGCCGCCACCCTCACCTACGGTGACCTGATCACCGACGGCGTCGTGGACCCGGTCAAGGTCACCCGCTCCGCGGTGCTCAACGCCACCTCGGTGGCGCGGATGGTGCTCACCACCGAGAGCGCCGTGGTCGACAAGCCCGCCGAGGAAGAGGCCGACGACCACCACGGTCACGCGCACTGA
- the groES gene encoding co-chaperone GroES has translation MASVNIKPLEDKILVQANEAETTTASGLVIPDTAKEKPQEGTVVAVGPGRWDEDGEKRIPLDVKEGDVVIYSKYGGTEIKYNGEEYLILSARDLLAVVNK, from the coding sequence GTGGCGAGCGTGAACATCAAGCCGCTCGAGGACAAGATCCTCGTCCAGGCCAACGAGGCCGAGACGACGACCGCCTCCGGCCTGGTCATCCCCGACACGGCGAAGGAGAAGCCCCAGGAGGGCACCGTCGTCGCAGTCGGACCCGGCCGGTGGGACGAGGACGGCGAGAAGCGCATCCCGCTGGATGTCAAGGAAGGCGACGTCGTCATCTACAGCAAGTACGGCGGCACCGAGATCAAGTACAACGGCGAGGAGTACCTGATCCTGTCGGCGCGCGATCTGCTGGCCGTCGTCAACAAGTGA
- a CDS encoding anti-sigma-D factor RsdA, producing the protein MARDGERGRGDWKARLGSQNSGPYAEASGAASEKSGDTGPVDIAAVRRDDALIDAIAGDGPVATDSAEEYQLASLLANWRSDIVDAPMPAGPDLDAVVAAVNQEIGAREARVNATRRGNLRLVRPLMAAAAAVAVIAGGTTAFSYGAQPGDPLWRVKEVVFSEQAQTTIAQRADDDMSKAQTLIDQNHPEQAKALLQSASSNTTQVDDHARKQDLQARWQQLLDRLKDKAPEVAAGLQSLEPKPPTTVPATPVTPPATPGKPAEPGPGNTDGKPVRTTPPDIMREQLTPGPGNGSGPGNPGTESGGAKPPTNQNPPTTAEPPITVPPTHEPPATHEPPANTYEPPTNQPTVAPPTSIGGGPVVPTHQQPTLAPPVRPTVPSVDIPKPGGGLPNTGGIN; encoded by the coding sequence ATGGCTAGGGATGGCGAGCGCGGTCGGGGCGACTGGAAAGCGCGACTTGGATCGCAGAACAGCGGTCCCTATGCCGAGGCATCGGGAGCGGCATCGGAGAAATCCGGTGATACCGGTCCGGTGGATATCGCCGCGGTTCGCCGCGACGATGCGTTGATCGATGCCATCGCGGGCGATGGTCCCGTCGCGACCGACAGCGCCGAGGAGTACCAGCTCGCGAGCCTGCTCGCGAATTGGCGCAGCGATATCGTCGACGCTCCGATGCCCGCCGGGCCCGATCTCGACGCCGTGGTAGCGGCCGTCAATCAGGAGATCGGTGCGCGCGAGGCGAGGGTCAACGCCACTCGGCGTGGCAATCTGCGACTGGTTCGTCCTCTGATGGCCGCGGCCGCCGCGGTGGCGGTCATCGCGGGTGGTACGACGGCCTTCTCCTATGGCGCCCAGCCGGGGGACCCGCTGTGGCGGGTGAAGGAGGTCGTGTTCAGCGAGCAGGCGCAGACCACGATCGCCCAGCGCGCGGACGACGACATGTCCAAGGCGCAGACCCTGATCGATCAGAATCATCCGGAACAGGCCAAGGCGCTGTTGCAGAGTGCGTCCAGCAATACGACGCAGGTCGACGACCATGCGCGCAAACAGGATCTGCAGGCGCGCTGGCAGCAACTGCTCGATCGGCTGAAGGACAAGGCGCCCGAGGTGGCCGCCGGCCTGCAATCGCTCGAGCCCAAACCGCCGACGACCGTGCCGGCCACTCCGGTGACACCACCCGCGACGCCCGGGAAACCGGCCGAACCCGGGCCCGGCAACACCGACGGCAAGCCGGTGCGGACGACACCGCCGGACATCATGCGCGAACAGCTCACACCCGGCCCCGGAAACGGTTCCGGCCCAGGTAATCCGGGCACCGAGTCCGGTGGCGCCAAGCCGCCGACGAATCAGAATCCGCCGACGACGGCCGAGCCGCCGATCACGGTGCCGCCGACCCACGAGCCGCCGGCCACGCATGAACCGCCGGCCAACACCTACGAGCCGCCGACGAATCAGCCCACCGTCGCCCCGCCGACCTCGATCGGCGGGGGACCGGTGGTCCCGACACACCAGCAGCCGACCTTGGCCCCGCCGGTACGTCCGACCGTGCCCTCCGTGGATATTCCGAAGCCCGGCGGCGGACTCCCGAACACCGGCGGGATCAACTAG
- the tsaD gene encoding tRNA (adenosine(37)-N6)-threonylcarbamoyltransferase complex transferase subunit TsaD, whose protein sequence is MIVLGIESSCDETGVGIVRCHPDGTCELLADEVASSVDQHARFGGVVPEIASRAHLEAIVPAMRRALSAAGIAKPDALAVTIGPGLAGALLVGVAAAKAYAAAWDIPLYALNHLGGHVAVDTLEHGPMPPCVALLVSGGHTHLLRVTDLAQPIVELGSTVDDAAGEAFDKVARLLGLGFPGGPALDAAAVHGDPAAIAFPRGMTGPRDPRYDFSFSGLKTAVARYVEAAQRNGTELPIPDIAASFQEAVADVLTMKAVRAAQDTGVDTLVLGGGATANSRIRSMAEERCAAAGLTLRVPKPRLCTDNGVMIATLGAHVIAGGAEPSPLTVATDPGLSVATSQIR, encoded by the coding sequence GTGATCGTCCTGGGTATCGAGAGTTCTTGTGACGAAACCGGAGTCGGCATCGTCCGCTGTCATCCGGACGGCACCTGCGAACTGCTGGCAGACGAGGTCGCCTCCAGTGTCGATCAGCATGCCCGGTTCGGCGGTGTGGTGCCCGAAATCGCCTCCCGCGCCCACCTCGAGGCCATCGTTCCGGCCATGCGCCGCGCGCTGTCGGCCGCGGGTATCGCCAAGCCGGACGCGCTGGCGGTCACCATCGGACCGGGACTGGCCGGTGCCCTGCTGGTGGGTGTTGCGGCGGCGAAAGCCTATGCGGCGGCGTGGGATATCCCGCTCTACGCGCTGAATCATCTCGGCGGCCATGTCGCCGTCGACACCCTCGAACACGGTCCGATGCCACCGTGTGTGGCGTTGCTGGTGTCCGGCGGGCACACCCATCTGCTGCGGGTCACCGATCTGGCGCAGCCGATCGTCGAACTCGGCAGCACCGTCGACGATGCCGCGGGCGAGGCGTTCGACAAGGTGGCCCGGCTGCTCGGCCTGGGCTTCCCCGGCGGCCCGGCACTGGATGCCGCTGCGGTACACGGGGATCCGGCCGCGATCGCATTCCCGCGCGGGATGACCGGTCCGCGCGATCCACGCTACGACTTCTCTTTCTCCGGGCTCAAGACCGCCGTCGCGCGATACGTGGAAGCCGCGCAGCGCAACGGCACCGAACTGCCGATTCCCGATATCGCCGCCTCGTTCCAGGAGGCGGTCGCCGATGTGCTGACCATGAAGGCGGTGCGCGCGGCACAGGACACCGGGGTGGACACGCTGGTTCTGGGCGGTGGCGCCACCGCCAACTCCCGGATCCGGTCGATGGCCGAAGAACGCTGTGCCGCAGCCGGTCTGACCCTGCGGGTGCCGAAACCGCGGCTGTGCACCGATAACGGTGTCATGATCGCGACCCTCGGCGCGCACGTGATCGCCGGTGGCGCCGAGCCCTCACCGCTGACCGTCGCCACCGATCCCGGACTCTCGGTGGCCACCAGCCAGATCCGCTGA